The following are encoded in a window of Vespa crabro chromosome 2, iyVesCrab1.2, whole genome shotgun sequence genomic DNA:
- the LOC124433122 gene encoding HIG1 domain family member 1A, mitochondrial-like — protein MDSKEEIVIYDESISDRAISHAKRNPFLMAGFASLIAACAIGVYKFKRRGNMPISHYLLQFRVLAQSSVIGCITIGMAYHMFNEHVLHKGKKE, from the exons atggattcgaaagaagaaatagtgaTCTACGATGAATCAATAAGTGATAGGGCAATTAGTCATGCCAAAAGAAATCCTTTTTTGATGGCTG gTTTTGCAAGTTTGATAGCAGCTTGTGCGATAGgcgtttataaatttaaacgcCGAGGAAATATGCCGATATCTCACTACCTCTTGCAATTTCGAGTTCTGGCACAAAGCTCAGTAATTGGTTGCATAACTATTGGAATGGCTTATCACATGTTCAATGAACATGTTTTacataaagggaaaaaagaatga
- the LOC124433121 gene encoding peptidyl-prolyl cis-trans isomerase FKBP4-like yields MDDIWESRDKTIRKEILKKGIFSNKPTECCECQIIIQNVNVTGMNVMDLKNQLQTEILDDTEKTIRIGDANSEIDRKIERGIQMMMIEENCLFTIYMSALSEEGKKVIVTFNIILKYFKPFKTIWNWTPEEKYEIASKYKEVGVKLFKESRHIDAFHKFSKACKILITLEPIPDLELDKSLERNINTLRIILYNNLAGCHILRENYEHVIKLCNKILEKDENNIKALYRRGVAYGKLRNIENAVSDLKKVIILEPHNAAAKEQFLIYNQKLQEANQKCKDMIKRMFQT; encoded by the coding sequence ATGGATGATATTTGGGAATCTAGGGATAAGACTATCAGAAAAGAAATACTTAAAAAAGGCATTTTTTCAAACAAACCAACAGAATGTTGTGAATGCCAgattataatacaaaatgtAAATGTTACTGGAATGAATGTTATGGATTTGAAAAATCAGCTTCAAACAGAAATTCTCGATGATACTGAAAAGACAATTAGGATAGGAGATGCAAATTCTGAAATCGACAGAAAAATTGAAAGGGGAATACagatgatgatgatcgaaGAGAATTGTTTGTTTACCATATATATGTCAGCTTTATctgaggaaggaaaaaaagttattgtcacttttaatataattttgaagtATTTCAAGCCATTTAAGACAATTTGGAATTGGACTccagaagaaaaatatgagattgCTTCGAAGTATAAAGAAGTTggtgtaaaattatttaaagaatcaAGACACATAGATGCGTTTCATAAATTTAGCAAAGCTtgcaaaattttaataactctAGAACCAATACCTGATCTAGAATTGGATAAAtcattagaaagaaatattaatacattgaggataattttatataacaatttagCTGGATGTCATATACTTAGAGAGAATTATGAACatgtaattaaattatgtaacaaaattttagaaaaagatgaaaataacattaagGCTTTGTATAGACGTGGTGTAGCTTATGGTAAATTAAGAAACATTGAAAATGCTGTTTCTGACttgaaaaaagttattattttagagCCTCATAATGCTGCTGCAAAGGAACAATTTCTcatttataatcaaaaattgCAGGAAGCAAATCAGAAGTGTAAAGATATGATAAAGAGAATGTTTCaaacttaa